From Thermogemmatispora onikobensis, one genomic window encodes:
- a CDS encoding phenylacetate--CoA ligase family protein has translation MSDRKYFNEEIETLPRERLRALQLERLQALVARAYRQNPFYRQLYDEAGVKPEDIKSLEDIQKLPFLEKKSVRTAYPYGMAMVPPGGEQGALEVHATSGTTGKSVPVFATRRDLQSWAELNARELWMVGLRPGDILLNCYGYGLPTGGFGFHYGALEMGVMVIPMGSDARQYERIFEFITDFGVTAMCMTPSVGLYLGRKARELGIDFSRTRLRIGLFGAEPWPWETRLKLEEYFHITAYDEFGMTEFLGPGMTCECEERNGMHAWADAFLVECIDPETGEWVEEGQEGELVWTWLTGDGTAMIRYRSRDLSRLWWEERCSCGRTHPKIGAIKGRTDDAVSIRGLLVFPSQVEAALLRFPETGTNFRIIVDRHDGLDTFLLKVEVKERPLLEQSERCQELARAMAEAVKSITGNTPKVELVPPDSLPRATGGESKTASARVEDRRKLRAGA, from the coding sequence ATGAGCGATCGGAAATATTTCAACGAAGAGATCGAAACCCTGCCCCGCGAACGCCTGCGCGCGCTCCAACTGGAACGTCTGCAGGCGCTTGTCGCTCGGGCCTATAGACAGAATCCATTCTATCGTCAACTCTATGATGAAGCTGGCGTCAAGCCAGAAGATATTAAAAGCCTGGAAGATATTCAGAAGCTACCTTTTCTTGAGAAAAAGAGCGTGCGCACGGCGTACCCCTATGGTATGGCGATGGTACCGCCCGGAGGCGAGCAAGGGGCCTTAGAGGTGCACGCCACCAGTGGCACCACTGGCAAGAGCGTACCTGTCTTTGCCACCCGGCGCGATCTGCAGAGCTGGGCCGAGCTGAACGCCCGCGAGCTGTGGATGGTCGGTTTGCGACCCGGCGATATCCTCTTGAACTGCTATGGCTATGGGCTTCCAACGGGAGGCTTTGGCTTCCACTATGGGGCCCTGGAAATGGGCGTCATGGTCATCCCGATGGGTTCGGATGCGCGCCAGTACGAACGTATCTTTGAATTCATCACAGATTTCGGCGTCACGGCCATGTGCATGACGCCCTCTGTTGGTCTGTATCTGGGGCGCAAGGCGCGCGAGCTGGGCATCGACTTCTCTCGTACCAGACTGCGCATCGGCCTCTTCGGCGCCGAACCCTGGCCCTGGGAGACCCGCCTGAAGCTGGAAGAATACTTTCACATTACGGCCTATGACGAATTTGGCATGACCGAGTTTCTCGGGCCAGGCATGACCTGCGAATGTGAGGAACGCAACGGCATGCATGCCTGGGCCGATGCCTTCCTGGTCGAATGCATCGATCCCGAAACCGGCGAATGGGTTGAAGAAGGCCAGGAGGGAGAGCTCGTCTGGACCTGGCTCACGGGCGATGGAACAGCCATGATTCGCTACCGCAGCCGCGATCTCTCGCGTCTCTGGTGGGAAGAGCGCTGCTCCTGCGGGCGCACCCATCCGAAAATCGGAGCCATCAAAGGGCGAACCGATGACGCGGTCTCCATCCGCGGTCTGCTGGTCTTCCCCAGCCAGGTAGAGGCGGCCCTGCTGCGCTTTCCCGAGACTGGCACGAACTTCCGCATCATTGTCGATCGCCACGATGGGCTGGACACCTTCTTGCTCAAGGTCGAGGTCAAGGAGCGGCCACTGCTAGAGCAGAGCGAGCGCTGCCAGGAGCTGGCCCGCGCGATGGCGGAGGCGGTCAAATCGATCACGGGCAATACGCCCAAGGTAGAGTTGGTGCCGCCCGATAGCCTGCCGCGCGCTACCGGCGGCGAATCGAAGACGGCCAGCGCACGGGTAGAGGACCGGCGCAAGCTGCGCGCTGGCGCCTAG
- a CDS encoding SDR family NAD(P)-dependent oxidoreductase, giving the protein MTYHYRGKTALITGASSGIGRAFAQALAARGMHLILVARSEERLQQLASELQERHGIQAEVIASDLSREGAAAQLASLVRERGLTVDLLINNAGFGTYGPFAEQAAEREHEEIMLNVTALVDLTHALLPAMLARGEGAVINLASLAAFLPIPHMAVYAATKAFVLSFSQALWVEYRRQGLRVLAVCPGPVATNFFAVIGTSQEDMPGGILSPEQVVTASLRALERGRSQVVPGLLNKLMAFSTHLVPRTLGARVAGSFLPRRTQPGRSAVGGRSLSSTPEPQAH; this is encoded by the coding sequence TTGACATACCACTATCGTGGCAAGACTGCCCTGATTACAGGGGCCTCATCGGGTATTGGGCGCGCGTTTGCCCAGGCCCTGGCGGCGCGCGGCATGCATCTTATCCTCGTGGCGCGCTCGGAGGAGCGTCTGCAGCAGCTTGCCAGTGAGCTGCAGGAGCGGCATGGTATCCAGGCTGAGGTCATCGCCAGTGACCTCAGCCGTGAGGGGGCGGCGGCCCAGCTGGCCAGCCTTGTACGGGAGCGTGGTCTCACCGTTGACCTGCTCATCAACAACGCCGGCTTCGGCACCTATGGTCCCTTCGCTGAGCAAGCTGCCGAGCGTGAACATGAGGAGATCATGCTCAACGTGACCGCTCTTGTTGACCTCACCCATGCGCTGCTCCCCGCGATGCTGGCCAGGGGTGAGGGAGCTGTCATTAATCTGGCCTCGCTGGCGGCCTTCCTGCCCATTCCCCATATGGCTGTCTATGCTGCTACCAAAGCTTTCGTGCTCTCTTTCAGCCAGGCGTTGTGGGTCGAGTATCGGCGCCAGGGACTGCGGGTTCTGGCCGTCTGTCCTGGCCCTGTCGCCACCAACTTCTTTGCGGTCATAGGCACCTCACAGGAAGACATGCCTGGCGGGATTCTCTCCCCTGAACAGGTGGTAACCGCCAGTCTCCGCGCTCTGGAACGGGGACGCAGTCAGGTTGTCCCGGGCCTGCTCAACAAGCTGATGGCCTTCAGCACGCATCTGGTACCGCGGACGCTGGGAGCGCGCGTCGCTGGCAGCTTCCTGCCTCGTCGCACGCAGCCCGGCAGATCTGCCGTTGGTGGCCGCTCACTCTCCTCGACGCCCGAACCACAAGCGCACTGA
- a CDS encoding MFS transporter has protein sequence MKVLTNRNFALLWLGQAISNLGDVILGAALVLWIANDLGRGHSWAPVAVSGVFMAEYAPVAIIGPLAGVFVDRWSRRLTMLRTDGLRMALTGCLAWALAPTVPFFGELELPLGWQLGAVYTVVLLDQSCGQFFNPARLALIGDIVEPEDLARATSLSQATMGLSVILGPAIGSLLVFNLGIQWAVIADALSFGISFLTIALIRAPGEKRLESDHSSFSQDFRAGLRVLFGSRGLLAVLLASLLSMSAFGALNALAIFFVTDNLQAQPNLYGPLGTVLGLGAIAGALITGLIANRLGLPRLLWGATFALGLTTLLLARMSSVGPAFGLIFLVGATWIAVNVAVEPLVLRLTAREFVGRVTAVLTPAGSLASVLSAALAGSLVSTVLHGFRGTVFGLAFGPVDTFFCGIGALVLLGSTAVHLLMHDVRFLDEQPKPETPTLASPSGEQAETPDA, from the coding sequence ATGAAAGTCCTGACCAATCGCAATTTCGCTCTGCTCTGGCTCGGCCAGGCCATCTCTAACCTGGGCGACGTGATTCTAGGAGCAGCGCTTGTACTTTGGATCGCTAACGACCTGGGGCGGGGGCATTCGTGGGCACCAGTGGCGGTCAGTGGGGTCTTCATGGCAGAGTACGCGCCGGTGGCAATTATCGGCCCACTGGCTGGCGTCTTCGTCGATCGCTGGTCACGGCGGCTGACTATGCTGCGTACCGATGGCTTGCGCATGGCGCTCACGGGCTGCCTGGCCTGGGCCCTTGCTCCAACCGTGCCATTCTTCGGTGAACTGGAGCTACCGCTTGGCTGGCAGCTCGGCGCTGTCTATACCGTAGTGCTACTCGACCAAAGCTGCGGCCAGTTTTTTAATCCCGCACGCCTGGCCCTGATCGGCGACATCGTTGAACCAGAGGACCTGGCCCGGGCCACGAGTCTCAGCCAGGCTACGATGGGACTCTCCGTCATCCTTGGGCCGGCCATCGGCTCGCTGCTGGTCTTCAACCTCGGCATCCAGTGGGCCGTGATCGCCGATGCCCTCTCCTTCGGCATCTCCTTTCTGACGATCGCCCTGATCCGCGCCCCAGGCGAGAAGCGTCTGGAGAGCGATCACAGTAGCTTCAGCCAGGACTTCCGTGCCGGACTGCGTGTTTTGTTCGGCAGTCGGGGGCTATTGGCCGTGCTCTTGGCCAGCTTGCTGAGCATGAGCGCCTTCGGAGCGCTCAATGCTCTGGCCATCTTTTTTGTAACCGACAATCTGCAGGCCCAGCCGAATCTCTATGGTCCGCTGGGCACGGTGCTTGGCCTGGGAGCCATTGCCGGCGCCTTGATCACCGGTCTGATCGCCAATCGGCTGGGCCTGCCACGCCTGCTGTGGGGAGCCACCTTTGCGCTGGGGCTGACCACACTGCTGTTGGCGCGCATGTCCAGCGTTGGCCCAGCCTTCGGGCTGATCTTTCTGGTGGGTGCGACCTGGATCGCCGTAAATGTGGCCGTCGAGCCGCTGGTGCTGCGGCTGACGGCCCGTGAATTTGTGGGTCGCGTGACAGCAGTGCTCACGCCGGCGGGCAGCCTGGCCTCGGTCCTGAGCGCCGCTCTGGCCGGGTCCCTGGTGAGCACTGTGCTGCACGGCTTCCGGGGCACAGTATTCGGCCTGGCTTTTGGCCCGGTGGACACCTTCTTCTGTGGCATCGGGGCTTTGGTGCTGCTGGGCAGCACGGCAGTACACCTGCTGATGCACGATGTGCGTTTCCTGGATGAGCAGCCGAAGCCCGAGACCCCAACGCTGGCCTCTCCCAGCGGCGAGCAGGCCGAGACTCCCGATGCCTAG
- a CDS encoding HAD family hydrolase gives MAEQGLLAVIWDLDGVIIDSAQAHFRAWQRLAQEEGWTLSEEDFRATFGMRNDRILPLLWGEMPPERIRALSERKEAYFRELVRQNPQSLALPGALELLQAVHEAGIAQALASSTPPENIALISELLGLQRYLQVLISGEMVERGKPAPDIFLKAAEALQVPPSACVVIEDAVAGIEAAHAAGMRCLAVATTREPEALDEADLVVRSLSEVNVERLRALIPAS, from the coding sequence ATGGCTGAACAGGGCCTTCTGGCCGTGATCTGGGACCTGGATGGGGTGATTATCGATAGCGCGCAGGCTCATTTCCGGGCCTGGCAGCGCCTGGCTCAAGAGGAGGGGTGGACGCTGAGCGAGGAGGATTTCCGCGCGACCTTTGGGATGCGCAACGATCGCATTCTCCCGCTGCTCTGGGGAGAGATGCCTCCCGAGCGAATTCGCGCGCTCTCGGAGCGCAAGGAAGCTTATTTTCGGGAGCTGGTGCGCCAGAACCCTCAGAGTTTGGCGCTGCCGGGAGCGTTAGAGCTGCTCCAGGCCGTGCATGAGGCCGGCATCGCGCAGGCGCTGGCCTCGTCCACGCCACCTGAGAATATCGCGCTGATCAGCGAGCTGTTGGGGCTGCAGCGCTATCTGCAGGTCCTGATTTCGGGAGAAATGGTGGAGCGCGGCAAGCCAGCCCCAGATATCTTTTTGAAGGCCGCCGAGGCATTACAGGTGCCCCCCTCCGCTTGTGTGGTCATTGAAGATGCGGTAGCCGGTATTGAAGCGGCCCATGCCGCGGGCATGCGCTGCCTGGCGGTCGCGACCACGCGCGAGCCGGAGGCTTTGGACGAGGCCGACCTGGTAGTGCGCTCGCTCTCCGAGGTGAACGTAGAGCGCCTGCGCGCTTTGATTCCTGCCTCTTGA
- a CDS encoding acyl-CoA thioesterase, translating into MELFDKAKERATSFPAIDSSQGHTIAYSRTTSSRLMGVLDANANGNVHGGVIMRMVDEAAAVVAIKHSHRNVVTARVERFDFLEPAYLGDVVSVHCELQYVGRSSMEVGVRVTAEDPLTGEVRHVASSRVIYVALDEHGKPTPVPPLVPGNDEERAIIERARLRRQRMQKLEEELAKLEEGSSE; encoded by the coding sequence ATGGAGCTGTTCGACAAGGCGAAAGAGCGAGCAACCTCGTTCCCGGCGATCGACAGTAGCCAGGGGCATACCATCGCCTACTCGCGTACCACCAGCAGCCGTCTCATGGGAGTTCTCGACGCCAATGCCAATGGCAATGTCCACGGCGGCGTCATCATGCGCATGGTCGACGAGGCGGCGGCGGTGGTCGCCATCAAGCACTCGCACCGCAATGTAGTCACTGCACGTGTTGAGCGCTTTGACTTCCTGGAGCCGGCCTATCTAGGAGATGTTGTCTCAGTGCACTGCGAGCTGCAGTATGTGGGGCGCAGCAGCATGGAGGTCGGCGTGCGTGTCACAGCGGAGGACCCCCTGACTGGCGAAGTGCGGCATGTCGCCAGCAGCCGGGTGATCTACGTTGCTCTCGATGAGCATGGCAAACCCACGCCGGTCCCTCCGCTTGTCCCTGGCAACGATGAGGAGCGCGCCATCATCGAGCGGGCCCGCCTGCGCCGCCAACGGATGCAGAAACTCGAAGAAGAGCTGGCGAAATTGGAGGAAGGCAGCAGCGAGTGA
- a CDS encoding DUF6541 family protein has product MDYLQLSLRYLQQASRRVSKLGPRLKRWLVGAGQVALLLLVALLIQWPAPVSDDQLVAAWPGSDLVVSHWPMVLELQRTVAQAHRLPLWNPYFGGGLPLGADPLAALFYPPTQLVYFFSLRHYFFLLMTLHFFWAGLGTLLLARRVLALPRWPALVAAVSYMATPRLISHLGAGHVTIMQTVCWYPWLALAAWATVRQPLRWGPALAICVAMTLLAGHPQMAYYGLLMLAAVSLWFLLQRLRQAGRRPALLSASCLLAACGLGVALAGVHLLPLQELMRYSTRAYALHPHDQITLTQFLQALVNTPPPGWLTWEGMIAPGLSVLCLAAFGTASRTRQAWLLVLAVMLVASLAMGQSSKVYHVVQHLLPDFDRFRGLARIWFLGLLGIALLAGLGTSTVTEALRRLSRAASLGAGALLLALVVTNLVLLDQHYSQVGSVSLITTPSRLALAAQQLAGDGRIYGVQENIPQLTAAELELRLADGADPLLVGAYVQYMDRAGGYYGTGYQQRIPYDAPWVHPDPRLLGLLHVTVLVSKRPLHDSHLLLVGEIDGTFLYRNSLDAGPAYLLRPGPDGQPPSLAHYQPLPATVQLLRLQDDEQSFRVTSATGGYLVVATTAYPGWIAILDGQRVPVQSFASLMPAIRVGPGTHTLSYLYRPASVLRGAALSALGLLTLLFWLAGWQLYRRGRLPRIVPRWPDRSRAAPIGSASSAASPEQAPSSEGEIAASLGQE; this is encoded by the coding sequence ATGGACTATCTCCAGCTATCTTTACGGTATCTGCAGCAAGCATCGAGGAGAGTTAGCAAACTCGGGCCGAGGCTAAAGCGCTGGCTGGTTGGCGCCGGTCAGGTGGCGCTACTGCTGCTGGTGGCGCTGTTGATCCAGTGGCCCGCCCCGGTGAGTGACGATCAGCTGGTGGCCGCCTGGCCTGGCAGCGATCTCGTGGTGAGCCACTGGCCGATGGTTCTGGAGCTACAGCGTACAGTTGCTCAGGCGCACCGCCTTCCACTGTGGAATCCCTATTTCGGCGGTGGCCTGCCTCTGGGTGCCGATCCCCTGGCGGCTCTCTTCTATCCACCCACACAACTGGTGTATTTCTTCTCGCTGCGCCACTACTTCTTTCTATTGATGACGCTGCATTTCTTCTGGGCTGGTTTGGGAACACTGCTGCTGGCGCGCCGCGTTCTCGCGCTGCCGCGCTGGCCGGCGCTGGTGGCGGCGGTTAGCTATATGGCCACGCCACGCCTGATCAGCCATCTGGGAGCCGGTCATGTGACAATTATGCAGACGGTCTGCTGGTACCCCTGGTTGGCGCTGGCTGCCTGGGCCACCGTGCGCCAGCCGCTGCGCTGGGGTCCGGCCCTGGCCATCTGCGTGGCTATGACCTTGCTGGCCGGCCATCCGCAGATGGCCTACTACGGCCTGCTGATGCTGGCCGCTGTCTCTCTCTGGTTCCTGCTGCAGCGTCTCAGGCAGGCCGGCAGGCGTCCGGCCCTGCTTTCTGCCAGCTGCCTCCTGGCAGCCTGCGGTCTGGGCGTGGCTCTGGCCGGCGTCCACCTTTTGCCTCTGCAGGAACTGATGCGCTACTCAACGCGGGCTTACGCCCTGCACCCCCATGATCAGATTACGCTGACACAGTTCCTTCAGGCGCTGGTGAATACCCCACCGCCGGGCTGGCTCACCTGGGAGGGCATGATTGCCCCGGGCCTGAGCGTGCTCTGCCTGGCGGCCTTCGGCACGGCCAGCCGCACGCGCCAAGCCTGGCTGCTGGTGCTGGCCGTGATGCTGGTCGCCAGTCTGGCAATGGGGCAGTCCTCGAAGGTCTACCATGTGGTCCAGCATCTTCTGCCAGACTTCGACCGCTTCCGTGGCCTGGCACGCATCTGGTTCCTGGGCCTGTTGGGGATCGCGCTGCTGGCCGGTCTGGGCACCAGTACCGTGACAGAAGCTCTGCGGCGACTGAGCCGAGCCGCGAGTCTGGGCGCAGGAGCACTCTTGCTGGCTCTGGTGGTCACCAACCTGGTGCTGCTCGATCAGCACTACTCGCAGGTTGGCTCCGTGAGCCTCATCACGACACCCTCGCGCCTCGCTCTGGCGGCGCAGCAGCTGGCCGGCGATGGACGCATCTATGGCGTGCAGGAGAATATTCCACAGCTGACCGCTGCTGAGCTGGAGTTACGCCTGGCCGACGGAGCTGATCCGCTGCTGGTCGGCGCTTACGTCCAGTATATGGACCGCGCCGGTGGGTACTACGGGACTGGCTATCAGCAGCGGATTCCCTACGATGCCCCCTGGGTCCACCCTGACCCGCGTCTACTCGGCCTGCTGCACGTCACAGTACTGGTTTCAAAGCGCCCGCTTCACGATAGTCATCTGCTTCTCGTCGGCGAGATCGACGGGACCTTCCTCTACCGCAATAGTCTTGACGCCGGGCCGGCTTACCTGCTGCGCCCCGGACCGGATGGCCAACCGCCAAGCCTGGCCCATTACCAGCCTCTGCCAGCGACGGTCCAGCTGCTGCGCCTGCAGGACGATGAACAGAGCTTCCGCGTGACCAGCGCCACAGGCGGCTACCTGGTGGTGGCTACGACAGCTTACCCAGGCTGGATAGCCATACTCGACGGGCAGCGCGTGCCCGTGCAGAGTTTCGCCAGTCTGATGCCGGCCATTCGCGTCGGACCGGGGACACACACCCTCAGTTATCTCTATCGTCCCGCCTCGGTGCTGAGAGGCGCGGCCCTTTCTGCGCTCGGCCTGCTGACGCTGCTGTTCTGGCTGGCCGGCTGGCAACTCTATCGACGGGGGCGCCTCCCGCGCATTGTCCCGCGCTGGCCAGACAGATCGCGCGCTGCTCCGATCGGTTCAGCATCCAGCGCGGCTTCGCCCGAGCAGGCTCCTTCGTCAGAAGGCGAGATCGCCGCATCGCTCGGCCAGGAGTAA
- a CDS encoding amidohydrolase family protein has protein sequence MRIIALEEHFQIAEINRAAARWQPQEVGFRPVGYPPPERELEDLGEGRLRAMDSMGIDMQILSYTAMALPAIPPAEAVALMREVNDRLAAAIQAHPERFAGFATLPLTDPEAAARELERTVSRLGFKGAMINGRVEGLFLDDPRFRPLLEAAEALDVPIYLHPAPPPEPVIAACYAGLPPNVTTVFATAGWGWHLETGIHALHLILAGVFDRHPRLQMILGHWGEMIPFYLARINQTLTPAATHLQRPVADYFLEHFYVTPSGLFTLPPFLLTLQIVGADRILYSVDYPYIQDRQARAFLEQAPLSPADREKIAHGNAERLLKLQSRA, from the coding sequence ATGCGCATTATCGCACTCGAAGAGCATTTTCAAATTGCAGAGATTAATCGAGCTGCTGCGCGGTGGCAGCCCCAGGAAGTGGGCTTCCGTCCCGTTGGCTATCCCCCGCCTGAGCGAGAGCTGGAAGATCTTGGCGAGGGGCGGCTACGCGCTATGGACAGCATGGGCATCGATATGCAGATTCTTTCCTACACGGCTATGGCTCTTCCGGCCATCCCGCCTGCGGAGGCTGTCGCGCTCATGCGAGAGGTCAATGATCGCCTGGCCGCTGCCATCCAGGCCCATCCTGAGCGCTTTGCCGGCTTTGCCACCTTGCCGTTGACTGATCCCGAGGCGGCGGCCCGCGAGCTAGAGCGAACTGTCTCCAGGCTAGGCTTCAAAGGAGCCATGATCAACGGGCGGGTCGAGGGCCTTTTCCTGGATGATCCCCGCTTCCGCCCTCTGCTAGAGGCTGCTGAAGCTCTGGACGTGCCCATCTATCTACATCCAGCTCCGCCGCCGGAGCCGGTGATTGCCGCCTGCTACGCGGGACTCCCCCCCAACGTCACGACCGTCTTCGCCACGGCGGGCTGGGGCTGGCATCTGGAGACCGGCATTCATGCTTTACATCTGATCCTGGCTGGCGTCTTCGATCGCCATCCGCGCTTGCAGATGATTCTCGGGCACTGGGGCGAGATGATCCCCTTCTACCTGGCACGCATCAATCAGACGCTAACTCCTGCGGCCACGCATCTGCAGCGGCCCGTGGCCGACTACTTCCTGGAGCATTTCTACGTGACGCCCAGCGGCCTCTTCACCTTGCCGCCTTTTCTACTGACGCTGCAGATCGTGGGGGCCGATCGCATTCTCTACTCTGTGGACTACCCCTATATCCAGGACAGGCAGGCGCGGGCTTTTCTTGAGCAGGCACCGCTCAGCCCTGCCGACCGTGAGAAGATCGCCCACGGCAATGCCGAGCGGCTGCTCAAGCTCCAGTCCAGGGCCTAG
- the bcp gene encoding thioredoxin-dependent thiol peroxidase — protein MSETIERVVLEEGQPAPDFTLPVVGGDETSGDQLHLADLRGRVVVLYFYPRDNTPGCTTEACNFRDMHPEFRRRGIVVLGISADEVDSHRDFAEKYHLPFPLLADVGAVVARQYGAYGEKTLYGRKYLGVQRMTFLIDRDGLIRKVWRSVKPDGHAQEVLRAIEELQLA, from the coding sequence ATGAGCGAAACAATAGAGCGTGTTGTGTTAGAGGAGGGCCAGCCGGCCCCCGACTTCACGCTGCCTGTCGTAGGCGGCGACGAGACCAGCGGTGATCAGTTGCATCTGGCCGATCTACGCGGGCGTGTCGTTGTCCTCTACTTCTATCCAAGAGATAATACTCCTGGCTGCACGACAGAGGCCTGCAATTTCCGCGACATGCATCCCGAGTTCCGTCGGCGCGGCATCGTTGTGCTTGGCATCAGTGCCGATGAGGTGGACTCGCATCGCGACTTTGCTGAAAAATACCATCTGCCTTTCCCTTTGCTTGCCGATGTGGGGGCTGTAGTCGCGCGCCAGTATGGGGCTTATGGGGAAAAGACTCTCTACGGTCGCAAGTATCTCGGCGTTCAGCGCATGACCTTCCTCATCGATCGGGATGGCCTCATTCGCAAGGTCTGGCGCAGTGTCAAGCCAGATGGGCATGCGCAAGAGGTGCTGCGTGCCATCGAGGAGCTGCAGCTTGCCTGA
- a CDS encoding TMEM175 family protein: MQQRHAASNDLLASKDRLSALSDGIFAVAMTLLVLDIRLPDGLGSAAIPDAFLTLLPRFLIYIMTFALCSSYWYGQHRLMDRMTVVDGGFSALCLLFLFFITLLPVAMNSFGRYPTIPLAIAFYTLNLACCGLALVVLTWYAVFHRGLLERAMGRQIWEHALYYGLPTSLLLLSSLLLLLFTRTTLPVMVCWLLIPAVSGLTRFIGRRQPRQRH; the protein is encoded by the coding sequence ATGCAGCAGAGACACGCAGCCAGCAACGATCTTCTGGCGAGCAAAGACCGCTTGAGCGCACTGAGCGACGGGATCTTTGCAGTCGCCATGACCCTCCTGGTCCTCGATATCCGCCTGCCGGATGGCCTCGGATCAGCAGCCATTCCCGATGCATTTCTTACTCTGCTCCCGCGTTTCTTGATTTATATTATGACCTTCGCCTTGTGCTCCTCTTACTGGTACGGTCAACATCGCTTGATGGATCGGATGACCGTGGTAGATGGAGGCTTCTCTGCGCTCTGCCTGCTCTTTCTCTTTTTCATCACCCTCTTGCCAGTGGCTATGAACAGTTTTGGCCGCTATCCAACCATACCCCTGGCGATTGCATTCTATACACTTAATCTGGCCTGCTGCGGCCTGGCACTCGTAGTGCTGACCTGGTATGCCGTCTTTCATCGTGGACTGCTTGAGCGTGCGATGGGGCGGCAGATCTGGGAGCACGCCCTCTATTACGGTCTCCCCACCTCGCTTCTGCTCCTCTCTTCTTTGCTGCTGCTCTTGTTCACACGCACCACACTGCCAGTGATGGTCTGCTGGTTGCTGATTCCTGCGGTCAGTGGCCTGACGCGCTTCATCGGACGCAGGCAGCCCAGGCAACGGCACTGA
- the nadA gene encoding quinolinate synthase NadA, giving the protein MALQTACEASQESRILPLLHPATRDQYAHGGRADHIPRRYAEMDGAELDRRISQAKAALGQRLLILGHHYQRDEIIKYADLRGDSFKLAQQAAARPEADYIVFCGVHFMAESADILSAPHQQVILPNPTAGCSMADMASIAEVEECWETLNEALGEEASLVPITYINSAASLKAFCGQHGGIVCTSSNAFKVMEWAFSRGRRLLFFPDEHLGRNTGHAYGIAEEEMVVWNPKNPQETLDDEERLQRARLILWKGYCSTHMRFTVQQIAKARAEHPDITVIVHPECRREVVEAADLYGSTEYIIQQIERAPTGSKWAVGTEINLVHRLAQEHPDKLIFCLDPIVCPCSTMYRIHPAYLAWVLEALVDGQVINQVKVDPEVAHWARVALDRMLALK; this is encoded by the coding sequence ATGGCTCTGCAAACAGCCTGTGAAGCCAGCCAGGAGAGTCGCATTCTACCCTTGCTGCATCCTGCCACGCGCGACCAGTATGCGCACGGAGGGCGCGCCGACCACATCCCGCGTCGCTATGCTGAGATGGATGGAGCCGAGCTTGATCGGCGCATCAGTCAGGCCAAAGCGGCTCTTGGCCAGCGCCTGCTGATCCTGGGGCACCACTACCAGCGCGACGAGATCATCAAATACGCCGACCTGCGCGGTGACTCCTTCAAGCTCGCTCAGCAGGCGGCGGCGCGGCCCGAAGCCGACTACATCGTCTTCTGCGGCGTGCACTTCATGGCCGAGAGTGCCGACATTCTGAGCGCCCCTCATCAGCAAGTCATCCTGCCTAATCCGACCGCCGGCTGCTCAATGGCCGATATGGCCAGCATCGCTGAGGTCGAAGAATGTTGGGAGACGCTCAACGAGGCCCTGGGAGAAGAGGCCAGCCTCGTGCCGATCACCTACATCAACTCGGCGGCCAGTCTCAAAGCCTTCTGTGGCCAGCACGGTGGTATCGTTTGCACCTCCAGCAATGCTTTCAAGGTGATGGAATGGGCCTTCAGTCGGGGGCGACGACTCCTCTTCTTCCCGGATGAGCATCTCGGGCGCAATACTGGCCACGCCTACGGTATCGCCGAGGAGGAGATGGTCGTCTGGAATCCCAAGAATCCCCAGGAGACCCTCGACGATGAGGAGCGGCTGCAACGCGCACGCCTTATCCTGTGGAAAGGCTATTGTTCGACCCATATGCGCTTCACCGTGCAGCAGATTGCCAAGGCACGCGCCGAGCACCCCGACATCACGGTCATCGTCCATCCCGAGTGCCGGCGTGAAGTGGTCGAGGCTGCCGATCTCTACGGCTCGACCGAGTACATCATTCAGCAGATCGAGCGGGCGCCGACGGGCAGCAAGTGGGCGGTGGGAACCGAGATCAACCTGGTTCATCGCCTGGCCCAGGAGCATCCCGACAAGCTGATCTTCTGCCTCGACCCGATCGTCTGCCCTTGCTCGACCATGTACCGTATCCATCCGGCGTACCTGGCCTGGGTCCTGGAGGCCCTCGTCGACGGCCAGGTGATCAACCAGGTGAAGGTAGACCCCGAGGTGGCCCATTGGGCCCGGGTGGCCCTTGACCGCATGCTGGCGCTGAAATAA